One Maribacter cobaltidurans genomic window carries:
- the rnpA gene encoding ribonuclease P protein component, with amino-acid sequence MNALKQQMDASFGKKEKLKSQKLIGKLFTEGSSLTVFPIKLIYLETPCQEVSIKAAVTVPKKNFKSAVHRNRIKRLLRESYRLNKDIVFNNTQENFAFLFLYLGKEIPAFADLESKMKLLLEKFNARIHEKTNA; translated from the coding sequence ATGAACGCACTAAAACAACAGATGGACGCTTCCTTCGGAAAAAAAGAAAAACTTAAAAGCCAAAAACTTATTGGCAAGCTCTTTACCGAAGGAAGCAGCCTTACTGTCTTTCCCATAAAACTCATCTACCTTGAGACACCCTGTCAAGAGGTTTCCATTAAAGCGGCCGTAACGGTTCCAAAAAAAAACTTCAAAAGTGCGGTCCATCGAAATAGAATAAAAAGGTTGTTACGGGAATCCTACCGATTGAACAAAGACATCGTATTTAACAATACTCAGGAGAACTTTGCGTTTTTATTTTTATACCTTGGAAAGGAAATACCGGCTTTTGCGGATCTAGAGTCCAAAATGAAGCTGCTTTTGGAAAAATTTAATGCCCGGATTCATGAAAAAACTAATGCGTAA
- a CDS encoding S41 family peptidase gives MKKLMRKRIIFPVLALTFLVVGSSFKSDFFEIAKQIEIFTTLFKELNMNYVDETNPAELMDTAIKNMLEDLDPYTKFLNEQDVESYRINNAGEYSGIGALVRTYKDRLLIIEPHQGYPADKAGLKAGDQIIQIGDIKVADFEDNASELLKGSEGSSVDVIYKRQGKISSTTIERGGIEVDAVPFYKMIDDQTGYIVLSKFNAKATDQTKSALLDLKGKGAEKIILDLRDNPGGLLSEAINVTNLFVPKGELVVTTKSKVKKFNREYRTTNQPVDAEIPLVVLVNGSSASASEIVSGSLQDLDRAVIMGARSFGKGLVQRPLKLTYGTQLKVTISRYYTSSGRCIQALDYWNRDDNGNAVRNTTFNDFTTRNGRKVQDGGGVLPDVEIAAVKTNDLTMALLQNNVIFDYATDYYFSHKVDNVADFKFSNSDFNNFKAFVRQSDFSFKTKAEKAITEALSGPENDFLGQEVKDSYKTLLANIQKGKINALDKYQNEIQKNLEDEIVKRYFYRDGLYQYYLANDDAILAATELLGNGSKYDGLLGKR, from the coding sequence ATGAAAAAACTAATGCGTAAAAGAATCATTTTTCCCGTTCTGGCCCTTACTTTTCTTGTGGTTGGAAGTAGTTTTAAAAGCGATTTTTTTGAAATAGCGAAGCAGATAGAGATTTTCACGACGCTTTTCAAAGAGCTCAACATGAACTATGTGGACGAAACCAACCCTGCGGAATTAATGGATACGGCCATAAAAAACATGTTGGAGGACCTGGACCCCTACACCAAGTTTTTAAACGAACAGGATGTAGAATCTTACAGGATAAACAATGCAGGAGAGTATTCTGGCATCGGGGCGCTCGTACGCACTTACAAAGATCGGTTGTTGATTATAGAGCCTCATCAAGGATATCCTGCGGACAAGGCCGGACTTAAAGCAGGGGATCAAATTATACAGATAGGGGATATCAAAGTAGCCGATTTTGAAGATAATGCAAGTGAACTTCTCAAAGGTTCAGAAGGCTCTTCCGTTGACGTAATTTATAAAAGACAGGGCAAGATAAGCAGTACTACTATTGAACGTGGAGGAATAGAGGTAGATGCTGTGCCATTTTACAAAATGATAGACGACCAAACCGGATATATCGTCTTGTCCAAATTCAATGCCAAGGCTACGGACCAAACAAAAAGTGCTTTGTTGGATTTAAAAGGAAAAGGTGCGGAAAAAATAATTCTAGACTTAAGGGACAACCCCGGTGGATTACTTTCCGAGGCTATTAACGTTACCAATTTGTTCGTACCAAAAGGCGAGCTGGTGGTAACTACCAAGTCCAAGGTTAAAAAGTTTAATCGGGAGTATAGAACTACAAACCAACCTGTGGATGCAGAAATACCATTGGTGGTGCTGGTCAATGGAAGCAGTGCCTCTGCCAGTGAAATTGTTTCCGGGAGCTTACAGGATTTGGACCGAGCCGTAATCATGGGAGCCCGGAGCTTTGGAAAAGGCTTGGTACAACGGCCTTTAAAACTCACCTACGGCACACAGCTCAAAGTTACCATATCTAGATATTATACCTCATCTGGAAGATGCATTCAGGCCTTGGATTACTGGAACAGGGATGATAATGGTAATGCCGTAAGAAATACCACCTTCAATGATTTTACCACAAGAAACGGGAGAAAGGTTCAAGATGGGGGTGGAGTTCTGCCCGATGTAGAGATTGCCGCTGTTAAAACAAACGACTTGACCATGGCATTGCTTCAAAACAATGTGATTTTCGATTATGCCACTGACTATTATTTTAGTCATAAGGTAGATAATGTGGCCGATTTCAAGTTTTCCAATTCTGACTTCAACAACTTTAAGGCTTTTGTAAGACAGAGTGACTTTTCATTTAAAACAAAAGCGGAAAAAGCGATTACCGAGGCATTATCGGGTCCAGAAAATGACTTTTTGGGACAAGAGGTTAAGGACAGCTACAAGACCTTATTGGCAAATATTCAAAAAGGGAAAATCAATGCACTGGATAAATACCAAAATGAAATCCAAAAAAACCTTGAGGATGAAATCGTAAAGCGTTATTTCTATCGTGACGGGCTATATCAATATTACTTGGCCAACGATGATGCTATCCTTGCCGCTACCGAGCTACTTGGCAATGGCTCCAAATATGATGGCCTTTTGGGTAAACGTTAA
- a CDS encoding M1 family metallopeptidase has product MRKLILSALVILAVGAFSYAQNQTNYWQQHVDYTMDVNMDVENYQYTGTQKLVYTNNSPDELNRVYYHLYFNAFQPGSEMDIRLQNIQDPDRRMITEDKKSRIASLSESEIGYLHVESLTQDGEKVDFQEEGTVLVVDLPKPIPSGGKTTFEMTFKGQVPVQIRRSGRNNADGVALSMSQWYPKLAEYDFEGWHADPYIAREFHGVWGDFDVKLTLDKDYVVGGTGYLQNPQEIGHGYEAPGTSIKKQKGKTLTWHFKAPMVHDFMWAADPDYVHDTLQMEDGPTLHFLYKNDPKFLENWKAVQPMTEKAMNFFSRNIGKYPYDQYSVIQGGDGGMEYAMATLITGGDKPGSVIGTMIHELAHSWFQHVLATNEAKHEWMDEGFTSFISALCSNEIREQNKENPFENSYKGYYNLALSGKEQPMSTHADRYDLNFAYGISAYSKGAVFLAQLGYIIGQDKLMETIRKYYEDFKFKHPVPNDIKRTAEKVSGMELDWYLTDWTQTTNIIDYGIKSVDSEENGTKVTMERIGLMPMPLDILVVYKDGSRETFYAPLRMMRGEKENPYPQIDRTVLPDWPWAYSSYDFTVNRPISDIQAVVIDPSQLMADVNAENNVWQAEN; this is encoded by the coding sequence ATGAGGAAACTAATTCTTTCTGCTTTAGTAATTTTGGCCGTAGGTGCCTTTTCCTATGCCCAAAATCAGACAAATTATTGGCAACAACATGTAGACTATACCATGGATGTAAACATGGATGTTGAAAATTACCAGTACACCGGAACCCAAAAGCTGGTATATACCAATAACTCTCCCGATGAATTGAACAGGGTCTATTACCATCTATATTTTAACGCCTTTCAACCTGGAAGTGAAATGGACATAAGGCTTCAGAATATACAAGACCCTGATAGAAGAATGATTACCGAGGACAAAAAAAGTCGTATAGCGAGTCTTTCGGAAAGCGAAATTGGATACCTTCATGTGGAATCGCTTACACAGGACGGGGAAAAAGTAGACTTTCAAGAGGAGGGCACGGTTCTAGTTGTGGATTTGCCGAAGCCTATTCCCTCAGGAGGCAAAACAACTTTCGAAATGACTTTTAAGGGTCAGGTGCCCGTTCAGATCAGAAGGTCGGGCCGTAATAATGCCGATGGGGTAGCCCTTTCCATGAGCCAATGGTATCCAAAATTGGCCGAATATGATTTTGAGGGGTGGCACGCCGATCCCTATATTGCAAGGGAATTTCATGGTGTGTGGGGCGATTTTGACGTGAAATTAACCTTGGATAAGGACTACGTTGTGGGAGGAACCGGTTATCTGCAGAATCCGCAGGAAATAGGACATGGTTATGAAGCCCCTGGAACATCCATCAAAAAACAAAAGGGTAAAACCTTGACATGGCACTTTAAAGCGCCCATGGTCCATGATTTTATGTGGGCAGCAGATCCGGATTATGTTCACGATACCCTTCAAATGGAAGATGGCCCAACACTTCATTTCCTGTATAAGAACGACCCTAAATTTTTAGAAAATTGGAAGGCCGTACAGCCAATGACAGAAAAGGCCATGAACTTCTTTAGCAGAAACATAGGCAAATACCCTTATGACCAATACTCCGTTATACAAGGAGGGGATGGAGGTATGGAATATGCCATGGCAACATTGATTACCGGTGGTGATAAACCGGGAAGCGTCATTGGCACCATGATCCATGAATTGGCCCACTCTTGGTTTCAACATGTATTGGCGACCAATGAAGCCAAACACGAATGGATGGACGAAGGATTCACCTCTTTTATATCGGCGCTGTGCAGTAATGAAATCCGTGAACAAAATAAGGAAAACCCTTTTGAAAATTCCTATAAAGGCTATTACAACCTGGCCCTTTCTGGAAAGGAACAACCCATGAGCACGCATGCGGACCGCTATGATTTAAATTTTGCTTACGGAATATCGGCCTACAGTAAGGGAGCCGTCTTTTTGGCCCAACTGGGATATATTATAGGACAGGACAAACTCATGGAGACCATACGGAAATATTACGAGGACTTTAAATTCAAGCATCCTGTGCCCAATGATATTAAAAGAACTGCCGAAAAGGTTTCCGGTATGGAGTTGGATTGGTATCTGACCGATTGGACCCAGACCACCAATATCATAGATTACGGAATAAAATCCGTTGATTCAGAAGAAAACGGAACAAAGGTCACCATGGAAAGGATAGGCTTAATGCCCATGCCTTTGGATATTTTAGTAGTATACAAAGATGGCTCAAGGGAGACCTTTTATGCGCCGTTAAGAATGATGCGTGGAGAAAAGGAGAACCCCTATCCCCAAATTGATAGAACGGTATTGCCGGATTGGCCTTGGGCATATTCCAGTTATGACTTTACTGTAAATAGACCCATTTCGGATATTCAGGCCGTAGTTATTGACCCGTCCCAGTTAATGGCCGATGTAAACGCCGAAAACAATGTTTGGCAAGCGGAAAACTAG
- a CDS encoding MBL fold metallo-hydrolase, whose protein sequence is MNLYPVECGNFKLDGGAMFGVVPKTLWQRTNPADNNNLIDIAARSLLIQESDRLILIDTGLGNKQSDKFFGHYHRWGDFSLEKSLHQLGVGKEDITDVFLTHLHFDHCGGCIQWNKNRTGYEPAFKNARFWTNKNHWEWATNPNAREKASFLSENLLPMEESGQLSFVENHGSSFYKNSPEFSFGIYFVDGHTEKQMLPLIEYKGKTLVFVADLIPTVGHIPLPYVMGYDTRPLLTLSEKENFLNEAAEKNYFLFFEHDAHNQLCTLKKTDKGVRLDQTYTFDEIFN, encoded by the coding sequence ATGAATCTATATCCTGTTGAATGCGGAAATTTTAAGTTAGATGGAGGGGCCATGTTCGGAGTAGTTCCCAAAACGCTCTGGCAAAGAACAAATCCCGCAGATAACAACAATTTAATTGATATTGCTGCCAGAAGTCTTTTAATACAGGAAAGTGACAGGCTTATTCTTATAGATACAGGGCTTGGCAATAAACAATCCGATAAATTTTTTGGACATTACCATCGATGGGGTGATTTTTCCTTAGAAAAATCATTACACCAATTAGGGGTTGGCAAAGAAGATATTACCGACGTATTTCTGACACATCTTCACTTTGACCATTGTGGTGGTTGTATTCAGTGGAACAAGAATAGAACAGGATATGAGCCTGCATTTAAAAATGCCCGTTTTTGGACCAATAAAAATCATTGGGAATGGGCCACAAACCCAAACGCCAGGGAAAAGGCCTCCTTTTTGTCGGAAAATTTATTGCCCATGGAAGAAAGTGGTCAATTAAGCTTTGTTGAAAACCACGGCTCTTCCTTTTATAAAAATAGTCCAGAATTTAGCTTTGGCATCTATTTTGTTGATGGGCATACAGAAAAACAAATGTTGCCGCTTATTGAATACAAAGGTAAAACACTGGTTTTTGTGGCCGATTTAATTCCTACCGTAGGACATATACCATTGCCATATGTTATGGGTTATGACACAAGGCCGCTACTGACTTTATCCGAAAAAGAAAACTTTCTAAATGAAGCTGCGGAAAAAAACTATTTTCTCTTCTTTGAGCACGATGCGCACAATCAGCTTTGTACGCTTAAAAAAACGGATAAAGGGGTAAGGTTGGACCAAACCTATACCTTCGATGAAATCTTTAACTAA
- a CDS encoding S8 family peptidase → MIRLITKSFLVLSFVSLVGCGGTGGLILTPVENIDSVPLKVSDLTEAEKKNWGHLDLATDTIPGMSVDKAYDEIIKNKKGKKVIVAVLDSGIDLNHEDLDGVIWTNTDEKPGNNKDDDNNGYVDDIHGYNFLGESYNEQLEYVRMIRLNIGDQTTLAKAKGKLSEEYASAQQNKERYEQILQAVKNADAEVKEFLGKENYSKEDVAGIEARTEAMQRNKAVLMQMYSFKDTIPEVIEELGEGIKYFTEQLNYNLNKDFNGREIVGDDPYDYNDTDYGNGNPKNRVDDESHGTHVAGIIAAERNNGLGANGVANNVEIMSIRAVPNGDEYDKDIARGIRYAVDNGAKIINGSFGKSYSPNAQWVYDAIKYAADNDVLFVHAAGNDGANLDDPANPNYPNDQINNGAEFADNVITVGALDPNYGSELVASYSNYGKINVDVFAPGTDIYSTYPNNTYEYSPGTSMAAPAVAGVAALILSQYPNLSAKQVKKIILNSGLPVKTKVILGGDNTKSAGLSEISTSGKIVNAYNALIMASKVSSGQLEL, encoded by the coding sequence ATGATACGCTTAATTACTAAATCATTCTTAGTGCTTTCTTTCGTCTCACTAGTTGGGTGCGGGGGAACTGGAGGTCTAATTTTAACACCTGTAGAAAATATTGATTCTGTTCCCCTGAAGGTTTCGGACCTTACCGAAGCAGAAAAGAAAAACTGGGGGCATTTGGACCTAGCCACGGATACCATTCCTGGAATGAGTGTTGACAAAGCTTATGATGAAATCATCAAAAATAAAAAAGGAAAAAAGGTTATTGTTGCTGTTCTCGACTCAGGAATTGACCTCAACCATGAAGATTTGGACGGGGTTATTTGGACCAATACGGACGAAAAGCCAGGGAACAATAAAGATGACGACAACAATGGTTATGTGGATGATATCCATGGATATAATTTCTTGGGAGAGTCATACAACGAGCAGCTTGAATATGTTCGAATGATACGTTTGAACATTGGTGACCAAACCACCCTAGCGAAAGCAAAGGGAAAATTATCCGAAGAATATGCAAGCGCCCAGCAGAACAAGGAGCGATATGAGCAAATTTTACAGGCCGTTAAAAATGCGGATGCAGAGGTAAAGGAGTTTCTTGGAAAGGAAAATTATTCTAAGGAAGATGTCGCCGGTATTGAAGCTAGAACCGAAGCAATGCAGCGTAACAAAGCGGTGTTAATGCAAATGTATTCCTTTAAGGATACCATTCCAGAGGTTATTGAAGAGCTAGGTGAGGGTATTAAATATTTTACGGAACAGCTTAATTACAACCTCAACAAGGACTTTAATGGAAGGGAAATTGTTGGTGATGACCCATACGATTACAACGATACCGATTACGGAAACGGCAATCCCAAGAATAGGGTTGATGATGAAAGTCATGGCACCCATGTGGCCGGAATCATTGCGGCGGAAAGGAACAATGGCCTTGGGGCAAACGGTGTGGCCAATAATGTGGAAATTATGAGTATCCGCGCTGTTCCCAATGGAGACGAGTATGACAAGGACATAGCGCGTGGAATAAGGTACGCGGTTGATAATGGTGCTAAAATTATCAATGGAAGTTTTGGAAAATCCTATTCGCCCAATGCGCAATGGGTATATGACGCCATAAAATATGCTGCAGACAATGATGTGTTATTCGTGCATGCTGCAGGTAACGACGGTGCAAACCTAGATGATCCTGCAAATCCCAATTACCCTAATGATCAAATAAACAATGGGGCGGAATTTGCGGACAACGTCATTACCGTAGGGGCCTTAGATCCCAACTATGGTTCAGAGCTAGTGGCTTCCTATTCCAACTACGGGAAAATTAATGTGGATGTTTTTGCCCCTGGTACCGATATCTATTCTACCTATCCCAACAACACGTATGAATATTCCCCTGGAACCTCCATGGCCGCACCTGCCGTAGCCGGTGTTGCAGCCTTAATACTATCACAGTATCCTAACTTAAGTGCCAAACAGGTAAAGAAAATTATCCTTAACTCCGGCTTACCGGTAAAAACCAAGGTAATTTTGGGTGGTGATAACACAAAAAGTGCTGGTCTTAGTGAAATATCAACTTCAGGTAAAATAGTAAATGCCTACAATGCCCTTATCATGGCAAGCAAGGTAAGCAGCGGTCAACTAGAATTATAA
- a CDS encoding response regulator, with translation MRVLLIDDSEIDNYINKAIISKSTRITDVVVKPSGVKALDYLKEIEENPDEFPDIIFLDIRMPEMDGYEFIENYKELPQENKDKCRIFMLSSSINPKDLERSESYREIEKHLSKPLAHHNIEELLKNRE, from the coding sequence ATGAGAGTATTATTGATCGATGATTCTGAAATAGACAACTATATTAACAAGGCCATTATTTCAAAATCTACACGTATAACGGATGTTGTAGTAAAACCATCTGGAGTCAAGGCGCTTGATTATTTAAAGGAAATTGAAGAAAATCCTGATGAGTTTCCGGACATTATTTTTTTGGACATTAGAATGCCGGAAATGGACGGCTATGAGTTTATAGAAAATTATAAGGAGCTGCCCCAAGAAAACAAGGACAAATGTAGGATATTCATGTTGAGCTCATCCATAAACCCAAAGGACCTCGAACGTTCTGAGAGTTATCGGGAAATAGAAAAACATCTTTCCAAGCCCTTGGCCCACCATAATATAGAGGAATTGTTGAAGAATCGTGAATAA
- a CDS encoding PAS domain S-box protein: protein MMFKSSPFNKFRLSTPLLSGFLVFLLVFSLAYYVTYQRYLILKNSEEEEVRRTANRVEREMKGVLEQGFSSTQNLSFLVENYGVPEDFSKISKLILSTNKSVDALELVDSTGVITNVYPLEGNEVLGFNILTDSIGKPGALKTIEKGKYYISGPIDLKQGGSGFICRTPIYNQSKFAGFAAAVIKLSSLLSEIHLDTLENNPFSYQLSKANPDGSEKIFFSSTRAFPGNSLKNSISDYNGEWKLHVISNKNPSKYGLYVLGGLGFFIAMLSGFFTKFMLEQPKKLKEKVEQKTLLLKENEQKLRTFIEQASDGIFITDFDGNILEANLQGVEMFGYPKKDLLQKNLSDLTTEQDLTKVPLKFMELKSGQAVLTERELLRKDTSSFYGEVSAKKLTNGTIMGIVRDVTIRKELQRAALDNLQKFKKAFNSKTIGMAIFDEQLNFVDANFYFLEKLGIGKDFRGKSLETLVNKIVGGKAKREEALKALEKHGKVLSMNLIVHTKDKRKIHFSTAAETYEVDDKKYILATYLDITKEKKAQEQIISSEKKYRELTERISDAFISVDTHWNLTYVNAKAKEFIKNPQHELTGKNLWETFPELLGSQVKLELESALKKQKDVHLEHFHPKDNVWIESHAYPSPEGLTVYFRDISMKKHTEQENQKLLTVVEKSPGFIGLSGLDGKSIYLNEYGRELVGLSAEDSIAPLSLLDFFPENAQEIIRDEYLPIIFKSGIWSGEGYLKHFKTNKNIPALLSAFIINDKSTNKPIGIGSVAFDLTEQKKTEREILDLQNKMDAAIRIGKIGYWNWNLKTDIIDWSDRMYEIYDVKPGKKIDASFSKTLVHPDDLEMHDAIIENKISNRDNSSFSYRIVHRDKSIKYVRVQMEVTTDVHGNPVTYQGTAVDITETKMFEERLEKQNAELIKTNSELDRFVYSASHELRAPLSSLLGLLNIMKIDEKREVVVERLVMMENSIMRLDGFIGDIIAYSRNKHLDLKKEEVNFNILIEKVLEDLWYLKNTNKISISTKIDTGSKFYSDSKSISVLLNNFLSNAIKYYDPKKSAPYIRINVETTRENAVVEIKDNGIGIKKKSHEKIYDMFYRDSTSEMGSGIGLFIVKEIMEKLGGTIALESKPGIGSTFILTLPNYYSKD from the coding sequence ATGATGTTTAAAAGTAGTCCCTTTAACAAATTTCGCTTAAGCACTCCGCTTTTATCAGGTTTTCTTGTCTTTCTACTAGTATTTTCCCTAGCCTATTATGTGACTTATCAAAGATATCTTATCCTAAAAAACTCCGAAGAAGAGGAGGTGAGAAGAACAGCTAACCGTGTAGAAAGAGAAATGAAAGGTGTATTGGAACAGGGCTTTTCAAGCACACAAAATCTAAGTTTTTTGGTTGAAAACTATGGCGTTCCTGAAGATTTTTCAAAAATTTCAAAGTTAATTCTTAGCACCAACAAAAGCGTGGACGCCCTGGAACTGGTTGATAGTACCGGAGTAATTACGAATGTGTACCCATTGGAAGGGAACGAAGTTTTGGGATTCAATATTTTGACGGATTCCATTGGCAAACCTGGAGCCCTAAAAACCATTGAAAAAGGGAAATACTACATCTCTGGACCAATCGATTTAAAACAAGGAGGGTCAGGTTTCATATGCCGTACGCCCATTTATAACCAAAGTAAATTTGCCGGATTTGCAGCTGCGGTAATTAAACTTAGCTCATTATTGTCAGAAATCCATTTGGATACCTTGGAAAACAATCCGTTTTCTTATCAACTTTCCAAAGCCAACCCAGATGGGTCAGAAAAAATATTCTTTTCCTCGACCCGTGCTTTTCCTGGAAATTCTCTCAAAAATTCGATTAGCGATTATAATGGGGAATGGAAACTACACGTTATTTCCAATAAAAATCCTTCCAAATATGGGTTATATGTGCTGGGAGGATTGGGGTTTTTTATAGCCATGCTCTCAGGTTTCTTTACCAAGTTCATGCTTGAACAGCCAAAAAAATTAAAAGAAAAAGTAGAGCAGAAAACACTTCTTCTAAAAGAAAATGAACAGAAACTAAGGACATTTATAGAACAGGCATCGGATGGAATATTCATAACGGATTTCGATGGTAATATTTTAGAAGCCAACTTACAAGGGGTTGAAATGTTTGGTTATCCCAAAAAAGATTTGCTTCAAAAAAACCTTAGCGACCTTACCACAGAACAGGATTTAACAAAAGTTCCATTAAAATTCATGGAGTTAAAATCCGGCCAGGCCGTATTAACGGAGCGAGAACTATTAAGGAAAGATACGTCTTCCTTTTATGGTGAAGTTAGTGCCAAAAAGTTGACCAATGGTACCATCATGGGAATTGTTAGGGATGTGACCATAAGAAAAGAATTGCAGCGCGCTGCTTTGGACAACCTTCAAAAGTTCAAAAAAGCCTTTAATAGCAAAACCATTGGCATGGCCATCTTTGATGAGCAGCTAAATTTTGTGGACGCCAACTTTTATTTTTTGGAAAAATTAGGGATTGGTAAAGATTTTAGGGGAAAGTCATTAGAAACACTTGTAAATAAGATAGTTGGTGGAAAAGCAAAGAGAGAGGAGGCTTTAAAAGCCCTTGAAAAACATGGAAAGGTTTTGTCCATGAATCTAATTGTTCATACAAAAGACAAGAGGAAAATTCACTTTTCAACTGCCGCGGAAACTTATGAGGTGGATGACAAAAAATATATTCTGGCAACCTATTTGGACATCACAAAGGAAAAGAAGGCCCAGGAACAAATTATATCAAGCGAAAAAAAATATCGCGAGTTGACAGAGCGGATATCAGATGCATTTATTTCTGTTGATACCCATTGGAACCTTACTTATGTCAATGCAAAGGCAAAGGAGTTCATTAAAAACCCCCAACATGAACTTACCGGAAAGAATTTATGGGAAACATTCCCAGAACTTTTGGGCTCCCAAGTAAAATTAGAATTGGAAAGCGCATTAAAAAAACAGAAGGATGTTCATCTAGAACATTTTCATCCTAAGGATAATGTGTGGATAGAAAGTCATGCTTATCCATCCCCAGAAGGACTAACCGTATACTTTAGGGATATAAGTATGAAAAAGCATACGGAACAGGAGAATCAAAAACTTCTGACCGTAGTTGAAAAAAGCCCTGGTTTTATTGGTCTGTCCGGGTTAGATGGAAAGTCTATTTATCTTAACGAATATGGACGGGAATTAGTCGGTTTATCCGCTGAAGATTCAATTGCCCCCCTTTCATTGTTAGATTTCTTTCCAGAAAACGCGCAGGAAATTATAAGGGACGAATATCTTCCCATAATTTTCAAGAGCGGTATCTGGAGCGGGGAAGGTTATCTTAAGCACTTTAAGACAAATAAAAATATTCCCGCCCTACTTTCAGCTTTCATTATAAACGACAAATCCACCAATAAACCCATTGGAATAGGTTCGGTCGCTTTCGATTTAACGGAGCAAAAGAAAACCGAAAGGGAAATACTTGACCTCCAAAACAAAATGGATGCTGCCATTCGAATTGGAAAAATAGGTTATTGGAACTGGAACCTTAAAACGGATATTATTGATTGGTCCGATAGGATGTATGAAATATATGACGTTAAACCTGGTAAAAAAATAGACGCTTCCTTCTCAAAGACACTTGTCCATCCAGATGATCTTGAAATGCACGATGCAATCATTGAAAACAAAATTTCCAACAGGGACAATAGTTCCTTTTCCTATAGAATCGTCCACAGGGATAAATCCATAAAATACGTTAGGGTACAAATGGAAGTGACTACGGACGTCCACGGGAACCCAGTCACCTATCAAGGTACCGCAGTCGATATTACCGAAACAAAAATGTTCGAGGAAAGACTTGAAAAACAGAACGCTGAACTGATCAAGACCAATTCTGAACTAGATCGCTTCGTTTACAGTGCCTCACATGAACTTAGGGCGCCATTGTCCTCATTATTAGGCTTATTGAACATAATGAAAATTGACGAGAAAAGGGAGGTGGTGGTTGAAAGACTGGTGATGATGGAGAACTCCATCATGCGTTTGGATGGATTTATAGGAGATATTATAGCCTATTCCAGAAATAAACATTTGGATCTTAAAAAAGAAGAAGTGAATTTTAACATCTTGATAGAAAAGGTATTGGAGGATTTATGGTATCTTAAGAACACCAATAAAATTAGTATATCGACAAAAATTGATACCGGTTCTAAATTTTACTCGGACAGTAAGAGTATTTCCGTTCTTCTGAACAATTTTTTGTCCAATGCCATAAAATATTATGATCCTAAGAAATCCGCACCGTACATTCGGATTAACGTAGAGACAACAAGAGAAAACGCCGTCGTAGAAATCAAGGACAACGGCATAGGTATAAAAAAGAAGAGCCATGAGAAAATATATGATATGTTCTACCGGGATTCAACAAGCGAAATGGGCTCCGGGATTGGGCTATTCATTGTAAAGGAAATAATGGAAAAACTAGGAGGGACTATTGCGCTTGAATCCAAACCTGGAATAGGTTCCACCTTCATTCTAACATTGCCTAATTATTATTCCAAAGACTAA